Proteins encoded together in one Kutzneria kofuensis window:
- a CDS encoding glycosyl hydrolase 53 family protein, with amino-acid sequence MIDKPDNEPAQLGRRSVLLGAAAGAALLGTSALPRTLAATAAGATVATTFVKAVDVSWAPQMEAHGYSWKNANGQPQDLLTILKGYGISAVRLRTFVNPSGDPANGHCGITEVAAFAKRVKAAGMSIMLDYMFGDTWNSVGVQNPPGAWKNMNYSQMLTAMNNYVSQTMNVMKSNDVLPTWVQIGNEINSGICHPVGSVSNPGQMAGLLNAAYNQVKQVSPSTTVCIHLAQPQKYPSMQTFFNAYSGHGGKWDMSVFSSYGSANLATSIVGNMKKISDAYHKPFMQTEFGGPVSKASSTEAKLVAYIKALKNNGGQGIFYWEPECMSPFTGYGDGAWNSSTREPTAIMNGFLQA; translated from the coding sequence GTGATCGACAAGCCAGACAACGAGCCCGCGCAACTAGGGCGGCGCAGCGTCCTGCTCGGCGCGGCGGCCGGCGCGGCCCTGCTCGGCACGAGCGCTCTGCCCCGGACACTGGCCGCCACCGCGGCGGGCGCGACCGTCGCGACCACTTTCGTCAAGGCCGTCGACGTGAGCTGGGCGCCCCAGATGGAAGCCCACGGCTACAGCTGGAAGAACGCCAATGGCCAGCCGCAGGACCTGCTGACCATCCTCAAGGGATACGGCATCAGCGCCGTCCGGCTGCGCACGTTCGTCAATCCATCCGGCGACCCGGCCAACGGCCACTGCGGCATCACCGAGGTCGCCGCGTTCGCCAAGCGGGTCAAGGCCGCAGGGATGTCCATCATGCTGGACTACATGTTCGGCGACACCTGGAACTCCGTCGGCGTGCAGAACCCGCCCGGAGCCTGGAAGAACATGAACTACAGCCAGATGCTCACGGCCATGAACAACTACGTGAGCCAGACCATGAACGTCATGAAGAGCAACGACGTGCTGCCCACCTGGGTGCAGATCGGCAACGAGATCAACAGCGGCATCTGCCACCCCGTCGGCAGCGTCTCCAACCCGGGCCAGATGGCCGGCCTGCTCAACGCCGCCTACAACCAGGTCAAGCAGGTGTCGCCGAGCACGACCGTGTGCATCCACCTGGCCCAGCCGCAGAAGTACCCCTCGATGCAGACGTTCTTCAATGCCTACAGCGGCCACGGCGGCAAGTGGGACATGTCGGTGTTCTCCTCCTACGGCAGCGCCAACCTCGCGACCAGCATTGTGGGCAACATGAAGAAGATCTCCGACGCCTACCACAAGCCGTTCATGCAGACCGAGTTCGGCGGCCCCGTCAGCAAGGCATCGTCCACCGAGGCCAAGCTGGTCGCCTACATCAAGGCGCTCAAGAACAACGGCGGTCAGGGCATCTTCTACTGGGAGCCCGAATGCATGTCGCCGTTCACCGGGTACGGCGACGGGGCGTGGAACTCCTCCACCCGGGAGCCGACGGCGATCATGAACGGGTTCCTGCAGGCGTGA
- a CDS encoding integrase has translation MAMDFIETVTLTGPRQYILAAIHHAGRRVRILGVTAHPTHIWVTQAVRNLVMDLEDAGSLARIRFLLRDRDAKYPALIDEILGEVGITTVLTGVRMPRMNAITERWVKTLRAEPLDRVLIWNEPHLRQALREYERLQPAPNPPIARRRSTLTSPAPAP, from the coding sequence ATGGCCATGGACTTTATCGAGACCGTCACCCTCACAGGACCGCGACAGTACATCCTCGCCGCCATCCACCACGCCGGCCGACGCGTGCGCATTCTCGGCGTCACCGCGCACCCTACGCATATCTGGGTGACCCAGGCCGTCCGCAACCTGGTCATGGACCTTGAGGATGCCGGAAGCCTCGCGCGGATCCGGTTCCTCCTTCGTGACCGCGACGCCAAGTACCCCGCGCTGATCGACGAGATCCTCGGCGAGGTGGGGATCACCACGGTGCTGACCGGTGTCCGGATGCCTCGCATGAACGCGATCACGGAACGCTGGGTGAAGACGCTTCGCGCCGAACCGTTGGATCGCGTGCTGATCTGGAACGAACCCCACCTGCGGCAGGCGCTTCGCGAGTACGAGCGGCTACAACCTGCACCGAACCCACCGATCGCTCGCCGCCGCAGCACCCTTACGAGCCCGGCCCCAGCCCCTTGA
- a CDS encoding universal stress protein: MNTIICGIDRSPGARSAVRVAAALAERLSARLIAVHVRDQSPRDGDPALRVATNIVAEEVPNVGAQPRGATGDIAERLGAIARSEDALMIVVGARRRGRSRAFLRARSAVGLVSLTDIPVLVAPLPTGSTNASPATTTSDATCRSLLSPEAASNVERGNDETSSGHVRPAGTTVAEQRRLRRTSGVRIRPPWSRGPYRSRRPYR, translated from the coding sequence GTGAACACAATCATCTGCGGCATCGACCGTTCACCGGGAGCTCGGTCAGCCGTGCGTGTCGCGGCGGCACTGGCTGAGCGACTGTCCGCCCGTCTGATCGCCGTGCACGTGCGTGACCAGTCACCCCGAGATGGGGACCCGGCCCTACGCGTGGCGACGAACATCGTCGCGGAGGAGGTGCCGAACGTCGGCGCGCAACCCCGCGGAGCAACCGGTGACATCGCCGAGCGCCTGGGCGCGATCGCACGGTCGGAAGACGCGCTCATGATCGTGGTCGGCGCACGCCGTCGTGGACGCTCTCGCGCCTTTCTCCGTGCGCGTTCCGCTGTCGGCCTGGTCAGTCTGACGGACATCCCGGTCCTCGTCGCGCCGCTGCCCACCGGCTCGACCAACGCGAGCCCCGCCACCACCACAAGCGACGCGACGTGCCGGTCACTGCTGTCACCAGAGGCAGCATCGAACGTCGAGCGCGGCAACGACGAGACGTCGAGTGGTCATGTCAGGCCCGCAGGGACCACCGTGGCCGAGCAGCGGCGACTTCGCCGCACTTCAGGTGTCCGGATACGACCGCCGTGGTCACGCGGGCCGTATCGGAGCAGGCGACCTTATCGCTGA
- a CDS encoding family 43 glycosylhydrolase produces MSRRGGAVGAVLALSFALVLTPPAQAATVTIANGVQFTDTAGHAVQAHGGGMVKVGAYYYWFGENRNPDNTFKAVSVYRSADLKAWEYRGDALTQSSAAELRTSDIERPKVIYNSTTHQFVMWMHKENGKDYNEARAAVAVSSTVDGKYDHQGSFRPLGNMSRDLTLFRDDDGTAYMISAARNNADLDVYRLSSDYRSVSALVHTLWPGSSREAPAMFKRDGTYFLLTSGATYWNPNQQKYATASSVAGPWSGLANVGNSTAFQSQTAYVLPVQGTQTTSYLYLGDRWAPATGGPVNSSKYVWLPLTFPSHTTMSMSWHQQVSIDTDTGVVTGK; encoded by the coding sequence ATGTCACGACGAGGCGGTGCGGTCGGCGCCGTGCTGGCGCTGTCGTTCGCTCTGGTTCTCACGCCCCCGGCCCAGGCGGCGACGGTGACGATCGCCAACGGGGTTCAGTTCACCGACACGGCCGGCCATGCCGTTCAGGCCCACGGCGGCGGCATGGTCAAGGTGGGCGCGTACTACTACTGGTTCGGTGAGAACCGCAACCCGGACAACACCTTCAAGGCGGTCTCGGTCTACCGGTCGGCCGACCTCAAGGCCTGGGAGTACCGGGGCGACGCGCTCACCCAGTCCTCGGCCGCAGAGCTGCGGACCTCGGACATCGAGCGGCCGAAGGTGATCTACAACAGCACGACGCACCAGTTCGTGATGTGGATGCACAAGGAGAACGGCAAGGACTACAACGAGGCCCGCGCCGCCGTCGCCGTGTCGTCCACAGTGGACGGAAAGTACGACCACCAGGGCAGCTTCCGGCCGCTGGGCAACATGTCCCGCGACCTCACGCTGTTTCGTGACGACGACGGCACCGCATACATGATTTCCGCGGCCCGGAACAACGCCGACCTCGACGTCTATCGGCTCTCCAGCGACTATCGCAGCGTCAGCGCGTTGGTGCACACGCTGTGGCCGGGCTCGTCCCGGGAGGCGCCGGCCATGTTCAAGCGCGACGGCACGTACTTCCTGCTCACCTCGGGAGCGACGTACTGGAACCCGAACCAGCAGAAATACGCGACGGCGAGCAGCGTCGCCGGCCCGTGGAGCGGCCTGGCCAATGTCGGCAACTCCACGGCGTTCCAGTCACAGACCGCGTACGTGCTGCCGGTGCAGGGCACGCAGACCACCTCCTACCTCTACCTCGGCGACCGGTGGGCACCGGCGACGGGCGGCCCGGTCAACAGCTCGAAGTACGTGTGGCTGCCGCTCACTTTCCCCAGCCACACCACCATGTCCATGAGCTGGCACCAGCAGGTGAGCATCGACACCGACACGGGCGTGGTCACGGGAAAGTGA
- a CDS encoding RICIN domain-containing protein yields MRAVSAGKCLDVPKGTQTNGTQLDIYDCDGGTNRQ; encoded by the coding sequence GTGCGCGCGGTGAGCGCCGGCAAGTGTCTGGACGTGCCGAAGGGCACCCAGACCAACGGCACTCAGCTGGACATCTACGACTGCGACGGCGGCACCAACCGGCAGTGA
- a CDS encoding GH12 family glycosyl hydrolase domain-containing protein, with amino-acid sequence MLSRLRRTTVILGAAALLAGATTLTTTSAASADTQICDKYGSVRVSGGRYLVQNNEWGDDTTQCLSVRDDGFTITTANHNKPTNGAPASYPSIYAGCHYGNCTSGSGLPKQVANFHSVQSSVAYTVASGQWDASYDIWFDPNPNPSGQNTGAELMIWGNHQGAPQPIGSKIATVWISGASWDVWFGNTGWNVISYVRTSPTTSLNVDIGAFTSDSVSRGKISRSWYLTSIQFGFEPWQGGAGLGVQSFSTSVS; translated from the coding sequence ATGTTGTCAAGGCTGCGCAGGACGACGGTCATACTCGGGGCGGCTGCCCTGCTTGCCGGTGCGACCACCCTGACGACCACGTCGGCCGCCAGTGCCGACACCCAGATCTGCGACAAGTACGGATCGGTGCGGGTGTCGGGCGGGCGCTACCTCGTGCAGAACAACGAGTGGGGCGACGATACCACGCAGTGCCTTTCCGTCCGCGACGACGGGTTCACGATCACCACGGCCAATCACAACAAGCCGACCAACGGCGCACCCGCGTCCTACCCGTCGATCTACGCCGGCTGCCACTACGGCAACTGCACGAGCGGCAGCGGGCTTCCCAAACAGGTGGCCAACTTCCACTCGGTGCAGTCCTCCGTCGCCTACACCGTCGCTAGTGGACAGTGGGACGCGTCGTACGACATCTGGTTCGACCCGAACCCGAACCCGTCGGGGCAGAACACCGGCGCCGAACTGATGATCTGGGGCAACCACCAGGGCGCTCCGCAACCGATCGGCTCCAAGATCGCCACCGTGTGGATCAGTGGCGCGAGCTGGGACGTCTGGTTCGGCAACACGGGCTGGAACGTCATCAGCTACGTCCGCACCTCGCCGACGACCTCGCTGAACGTCGACATCGGCGCGTTCACCTCGGACTCGGTGTCTCGCGGCAAGATCAGCAGGTCCTGGTACCTCACCAGTATCCAGTTCGGCTTCGAGCCCTGGCAGGGCGGCGCCGGCCTCGGCGTGCAGTCCTTCAGCACCTCGGTGAGCTGA
- a CDS encoding integrase core domain-containing protein, with amino-acid sequence MNAHCERVIDTIRREVLDHVLVMNQAHAGQVLAAYQDHYNRHRPHRSRNQRPPDAQEQPPAAAGLKAHRLLRTRILGGVINEYRYAS; translated from the coding sequence ATGAATGCCCACTGCGAGCGAGTGATCGACACCATCCGTCGCGAGGTTCTCGACCACGTTCTGGTCATGAACCAGGCCCACGCCGGGCAGGTCCTCGCCGCGTATCAGGATCACTACAACAGGCATCGACCACATCGATCCCGAAACCAGCGACCACCCGACGCCCAAGAGCAACCTCCTGCCGCAGCCGGTTTGAAGGCCCACAGGCTCCTGCGAACCCGGATCCTCGGCGGAGTCATCAACGAGTACCGTTACGCGTCCTGA
- a CDS encoding LuxR C-terminal-related transcriptional regulator — MALQVERLAWITCTAGEGERAAVLLGAAHQIWPLFGGQSPFGSLHHLAAREACERQARHCLSDRAFQAAFGHGTELDLAQAIAYALGEKPAPSTPAPTAKTPLTKREQQVAELVAEGLSNKDIAARLVIAQRTAEGHVEHILTKLGFTKRTQLAAWATEQRETGDR; from the coding sequence ATGGCGTTGCAAGTTGAGCGGCTGGCCTGGATCACCTGCACGGCCGGCGAGGGCGAGCGGGCCGCCGTGCTGCTCGGCGCGGCACACCAGATCTGGCCGCTGTTCGGCGGCCAATCCCCGTTCGGCTCCTTGCACCATCTCGCCGCGCGCGAGGCGTGCGAGCGGCAGGCCCGCCACTGTCTCAGTGACCGCGCCTTCCAGGCTGCGTTCGGCCATGGCACCGAACTCGACCTGGCTCAGGCCATCGCCTACGCCCTCGGCGAGAAACCCGCACCCTCCACCCCGGCTCCCACCGCGAAAACGCCACTGACCAAGCGGGAGCAGCAGGTCGCCGAGCTCGTCGCCGAGGGTCTGTCCAACAAGGACATCGCCGCCCGGCTGGTGATCGCCCAACGCACCGCCGAAGGCCACGTTGAACACATCTTGACCAAGCTTGGCTTCACCAAACGCACCCAGCTCGCGGCATGGGCCACCGAACAACGAGAAACCGGGGATCGGTGA
- a CDS encoding glycoside hydrolase family 5 protein: protein MLSRPGRNHSRRPIPRPRILLTVLATAALAATAMATGPLSAPAHAVVNTSQFKGVNWADPRDNFVNGPVVPSGLSTSDSYATTYAKASAIVSGFKANLGANTVRFGMNDKTTSSAWWNSYIGALDATLDQGMNVMIAPWAYPGSCSCVKDTTAFYKMWDMVINRYLSKPGVYFEIYNEPGGFSSSAWVNFAASFVAHYPKVPRGRIVVAGTGTDTNLGPVGADSRLSGTLLSLHLYSVFGISHKTEAAWVTELNSHLHGYGSRTIVTEFGVPMSTGVNYNGSRDGDNNRSYYYAMTDTMRSEGVGSIYWPGLRTGDSWSMEQLHGTGTNLSLTTVNATGRDRLEYAWGYSSNPGGKR from the coding sequence ATGCTTTCTCGTCCCGGACGCAACCACAGCCGACGCCCGATCCCGCGACCGCGCATACTGCTCACGGTCCTGGCCACCGCGGCGCTCGCCGCCACCGCAATGGCTACCGGCCCGCTCTCTGCCCCCGCCCACGCCGTCGTCAATACCAGCCAGTTCAAGGGCGTGAACTGGGCCGATCCACGAGACAACTTCGTCAACGGCCCGGTCGTGCCGTCGGGCCTGTCCACATCGGACAGCTATGCCACCACCTACGCCAAGGCCTCGGCGATAGTCAGTGGGTTCAAGGCCAATCTGGGCGCCAACACCGTCCGTTTCGGCATGAACGACAAGACCACCTCGTCGGCCTGGTGGAACAGCTACATCGGCGCCCTCGACGCGACCCTCGACCAGGGCATGAACGTCATGATCGCGCCATGGGCCTACCCCGGCTCCTGCAGCTGCGTCAAGGACACCACGGCCTTCTACAAGATGTGGGACATGGTGATCAACCGCTACCTCAGCAAGCCCGGCGTGTACTTCGAGATCTACAACGAACCGGGCGGATTCAGCAGCAGCGCCTGGGTCAACTTCGCCGCGAGCTTCGTGGCCCACTATCCCAAAGTGCCGCGCGGACGCATCGTGGTGGCCGGCACCGGAACCGACACCAACCTCGGCCCGGTCGGGGCCGACTCACGCCTGAGCGGCACCCTGCTGTCCCTGCACCTGTACAGCGTCTTCGGCATCTCACACAAAACTGAAGCCGCCTGGGTCACCGAACTGAACAGTCACCTGCACGGATACGGCTCCCGCACGATCGTCACCGAGTTCGGCGTCCCGATGAGCACGGGCGTGAACTACAACGGCTCGCGCGACGGTGACAACAACAGGTCCTACTACTACGCCATGACCGACACCATGCGCAGCGAAGGTGTCGGCTCCATCTACTGGCCCGGCCTGCGCACCGGCGATTCCTGGTCCATGGAGCAGCTCCACGGCACCGGCACCAATCTGTCTTTGACCACGGTCAACGCCACCGGCCGCGACCGACTCGAGTACGCCTGGGGCTACAGCTCCAACCCCGGCGGCAAGCGGTAG
- a CDS encoding NADP-dependent oxidoreductase yields the protein MKAIVATDQAAEAAGITLAERPEPTPAINDVVVEVHASGFVPAEWEWPSTWVDRAGHDRTQAIIGHEFAGVVTSLGYGTTGLSLGQRVFGITDWHRDGTLAEYAAVEARNLAPLPGNVDFTVGASLPISGLTAWQGLFQHGRLRAGQTVLAHGAAGAVGSVVTQLAREFGAYVIGTGRAADRQAALDFGANEFLDLATEDLADIGGVDVVFDVIGGDVQRRSARIVRPGGTLVSVVGPVEARPVDGLAVDFVVESVPSQLVEIVDRVRDGRLRTHIGTVATLDDAVPVLNPTERRKGKTVIRVRP from the coding sequence ATGAAGGCGATCGTCGCGACGGATCAGGCCGCGGAAGCAGCCGGGATCACACTCGCGGAGCGGCCGGAACCTACGCCGGCCATCAACGACGTCGTCGTCGAAGTTCACGCGTCCGGCTTCGTCCCCGCGGAGTGGGAGTGGCCCTCCACGTGGGTCGATCGCGCCGGTCACGACCGCACCCAGGCGATCATCGGTCACGAGTTCGCCGGAGTGGTCACCTCCCTCGGCTACGGCACGACGGGGCTTTCGCTGGGGCAGCGGGTGTTCGGGATCACGGACTGGCATCGCGACGGGACCCTGGCCGAGTACGCGGCCGTGGAGGCACGCAACCTTGCGCCGCTGCCGGGGAACGTCGACTTCACGGTGGGTGCGAGCCTGCCGATCTCCGGCCTGACCGCGTGGCAGGGCCTTTTCCAGCACGGTCGTCTTCGAGCGGGGCAGACCGTCCTCGCACACGGCGCCGCCGGCGCGGTCGGGTCTGTGGTGACCCAGCTTGCCCGGGAGTTCGGCGCCTATGTCATCGGTACCGGGCGGGCGGCGGACCGCCAGGCGGCGCTCGACTTCGGCGCGAACGAGTTCCTCGACCTCGCCACCGAGGATCTCGCCGACATCGGCGGGGTCGACGTGGTCTTCGATGTCATCGGCGGTGACGTCCAACGGCGCTCGGCGCGCATAGTCCGGCCTGGCGGGACGTTGGTGTCGGTGGTCGGGCCGGTTGAGGCTCGCCCTGTCGACGGCTTGGCGGTCGACTTCGTCGTCGAGTCTGTTCCGAGTCAGCTGGTGGAGATCGTCGACCGGGTGCGGGACGGGCGCCTTCGCACGCACATCGGAACGGTCGCGACCCTCGACGACGCCGTCCCTGTGCTCAACCCGACCGAGCGACGCAAGGGCAAGACCGTCATTCGCGTGCGCCCCTGA
- a CDS encoding glycoside hydrolase family 26 protein, with protein sequence MAVAGNEAVANAAGPSRSPVTGPLPEQQRYFGLFREVADQSTVPASAFADYGAVPASVMWFDNWGRRAAFPVATAEALWRRNVLPHFTWEPWDPTLALTDPNQIGLDAITGGQWDDYIAARGREFARYGKPLIVRWGHEFNGNWYPWAVATNNQDPRAFVRAYRHVHDIVRAQGAHNVQWCWAFNNGASPAADWNDEALAYPGGAYVDWIGIDGYNWGFGPSWDPTVDHWTSFVDTFAAAYARARAIDPGKPVMLPEFASSEDGGSKSEWVAAMIAALNAGRFPNLRLLTWFDIDKEERWSLTPGLPGLRELVGSGDRGRWANAAGCAAAAVPRTFRPLPE encoded by the coding sequence ATGGCGGTCGCCGGCAACGAGGCGGTGGCCAACGCCGCCGGGCCGAGCCGCAGTCCGGTCACCGGCCCGCTGCCCGAGCAGCAGCGCTACTTCGGCCTGTTTCGGGAAGTGGCCGATCAGTCGACCGTGCCGGCCAGTGCGTTCGCCGACTACGGCGCCGTGCCGGCGAGCGTGATGTGGTTCGACAACTGGGGTCGCCGGGCGGCGTTCCCCGTGGCGACGGCCGAGGCGCTCTGGCGGCGGAATGTGCTGCCGCACTTCACGTGGGAGCCATGGGATCCGACGCTTGCGCTGACCGACCCCAACCAGATCGGATTGGACGCCATCACGGGTGGGCAGTGGGACGACTACATCGCCGCCCGCGGCCGCGAGTTCGCGCGGTACGGCAAACCGCTGATCGTGCGCTGGGGCCACGAGTTCAACGGCAACTGGTATCCCTGGGCGGTCGCCACCAACAACCAGGACCCGCGGGCCTTCGTACGGGCCTACCGGCACGTGCACGACATCGTGCGCGCCCAGGGCGCTCACAACGTCCAGTGGTGCTGGGCCTTCAACAACGGGGCGAGCCCCGCCGCCGACTGGAACGACGAGGCACTCGCCTATCCGGGCGGCGCGTACGTGGACTGGATCGGGATCGACGGCTACAACTGGGGTTTCGGCCCGTCCTGGGACCCCACCGTCGACCACTGGACCAGCTTCGTCGACACCTTTGCCGCGGCCTACGCCCGGGCCCGCGCGATCGATCCCGGCAAACCGGTGATGCTGCCCGAGTTCGCCAGCAGCGAGGACGGCGGCAGCAAGAGCGAGTGGGTCGCCGCGATGATCGCCGCGCTGAACGCCGGCCGGTTCCCCAACCTGCGCCTGCTCACCTGGTTCGACATCGACAAGGAGGAACGCTGGTCGCTCACCCCGGGCCTGCCGGGACTCCGAGAGCTCGTCGGCTCCGGCGACCGCGGACGATGGGCGAACGCGGCCGGTTGTGCGGCGGCCGCGGTGCCGCGAACCTTCCGGCCACTGCCCGAGTAG